In the genome of Dichotomicrobium thermohalophilum, one region contains:
- a CDS encoding TRAP transporter small permease, with translation MLKALDRNLERWALLVFYTMLVATMAIEVLRREVFAYSSIWGEEIVRYSFIYLAWIGASAAVRERAHIRIDVIFHYIGARAKALLYIFGDLVMLGLALLAVYWSMETIAVSWKFGSVSHGLRVSMVWFLLAVPIGFSLMTFRLVQSLIRDIADFRAGRPPYEGERLFD, from the coding sequence ATGCTGAAGGCCCTGGACCGCAATCTCGAACGCTGGGCGCTGCTTGTGTTCTACACGATGCTGGTGGCGACCATGGCGATCGAGGTGCTGCGGCGCGAAGTCTTCGCCTACTCCTCGATCTGGGGCGAAGAGATTGTGCGCTACAGCTTCATCTATCTTGCCTGGATCGGCGCCTCCGCCGCGGTGCGCGAGCGCGCGCATATCCGCATCGACGTGATCTTCCACTACATCGGGGCGCGCGCGAAGGCGCTGCTCTACATTTTCGGCGATCTGGTGATGCTCGGCCTGGCGCTGTTGGCCGTCTATTGGTCGATGGAGACGATCGCGGTGTCCTGGAAATTCGGCTCGGTCAGCCACGGCCTGCGTGTGTCGATGGTCTGGTTCCTGTTGGCCGTCCCCATCGGTTTTTCGCTTATGACGTTTCGCCTGGTGCAGTCGCTCATTCGCGATATCGCCGATTTTCGCGCTGGCCGGCCGCCCTATGAGGGCGAGCGCCTGTTCGACTGA
- a CDS encoding Y-family DNA polymerase, which yields MRRIVSIWLPEFPIDRLRRDDCRKPQSERLSGLHDGAPFALTAKDGQRLVVAAANRPAVEAGITPGMGVADALAMLPALGTHTAQPERDRRALHDLARWCVRYTPWANVDGADGLWLDITGTAHLFGGEVTMLRRINADLVRLGFTNRVGAAGTPGAAWALARYGPSGSVQKRIAPAGERLDGLLRDLPVEALRLDPGPAALLRRLGLRTIGDVLPIPRASLARRFQSSAQSESVLTRLDQALGLKGEPISPLGPPPVFEARRNFAEPCVAREGLPPILRALLDDLCRQMEREGQGARRITLTACHTDGRISRRRIGTARPSRDAEHLARLFRQPLESLDPDFGIDLFILSADRTEPLGPHQAVLENKTGTSEAELAQLIDRLSNRLGAQNIHWLAPLESHLPESAQTQHPADSDPPPEAWPDHMPPRPLRLLDRPEPIEAVAEVPDGPPLLFRWRRVLRRVARARGPERIAPEWWRASGPSARPRDYYDIEDTSGRRYWVFREGQYDETGDGPPPRWYMHGLFA from the coding sequence ATGAGGCGCATCGTTTCGATCTGGCTGCCGGAGTTTCCGATCGATCGCCTGAGACGCGACGACTGCCGCAAGCCCCAGAGCGAACGGCTGAGCGGTCTTCATGACGGTGCGCCCTTTGCTCTGACCGCGAAGGACGGCCAGCGCCTCGTCGTCGCGGCGGCAAACCGTCCGGCGGTGGAGGCCGGCATCACGCCCGGCATGGGCGTGGCCGATGCACTCGCCATGCTGCCCGCGCTGGGCACGCATACGGCCCAGCCGGAGCGCGACCGCCGCGCCCTGCACGATCTGGCGCGCTGGTGCGTGCGCTATACGCCCTGGGCCAATGTCGACGGCGCGGACGGGCTGTGGCTCGACATCACCGGCACGGCGCACCTGTTCGGCGGCGAGGTGACGATGCTGCGCCGTATCAACGCCGACCTGGTCAGGCTGGGCTTCACCAATCGCGTGGGCGCGGCGGGGACGCCAGGGGCCGCCTGGGCGCTGGCGCGGTATGGCCCGTCCGGCTCGGTGCAAAAGCGCATCGCCCCGGCGGGCGAGCGGCTCGACGGGCTGTTGCGCGACCTGCCGGTGGAGGCGCTGCGGCTTGACCCCGGGCCTGCCGCGCTCCTGCGCCGGCTCGGCCTGCGCACCATCGGCGATGTGCTGCCGATCCCGCGCGCGAGCCTCGCCCGCCGCTTCCAGAGCAGCGCCCAGAGCGAGAGCGTGCTCACCCGGCTCGATCAGGCGCTGGGGCTGAAGGGCGAGCCGATCTCGCCGCTCGGCCCGCCGCCGGTGTTCGAGGCGCGGCGCAATTTCGCCGAGCCCTGCGTGGCGCGCGAGGGTCTGCCGCCGATCCTGCGCGCGCTTCTGGACGATCTGTGCCGGCAAATGGAACGTGAGGGCCAGGGCGCGCGGCGCATCACGCTCACCGCCTGCCACACCGATGGACGCATCAGCCGCCGGCGCATCGGTACGGCGCGCCCATCGCGCGATGCGGAGCATCTGGCGCGATTGTTCCGCCAGCCGCTGGAAAGCCTCGACCCGGATTTCGGTATCGACCTGTTCATCCTCTCAGCCGATCGCACCGAACCGCTCGGCCCGCATCAGGCTGTTTTGGAGAACAAAACAGGTACGAGTGAGGCGGAGCTGGCGCAGCTCATCGACCGGCTGTCGAACCGGCTGGGCGCGCAGAACATCCACTGGCTCGCGCCGCTGGAAAGCCATCTGCCCGAGAGCGCGCAGACCCAGCACCCGGCGGACAGCGACCCGCCGCCTGAGGCATGGCCGGATCACATGCCGCCGCGTCCGCTGCGCCTGCTGGACCGCCCCGAGCCGATCGAGGCGGTTGCCGAGGTGCCCGACGGCCCGCCGCTGCTGTTCCGCTGGCGCCGGGTGCTGCGCCGCGTCGCCCGCGCGCGCGGGCCGGAGCGCATCGCGCCGGAATGGTGGCGCGCCAGCGGGCCATCCGCGCGCCCGCGCGATTATTACGACATCGAGGACACAAGCGGGCGGCGCTACTGGGTGTTCCGCGAAGGCCAGTACGACGAAACCGGCGACGGCCCGCCGCCGCGCTGGTATATGCACGGGTTGTTCGCATGA
- a CDS encoding SDR family NAD(P)-dependent oxidoreductase translates to MRGLEGKVCLVTGGGLGIGAATCQRLAEEGAKVAVTDLRDQDGQKVAQEIETNGGEARFWHLDVTDENEVDRVFSEVKDHWGRFDVLVNNAGIAGADKPTHDVAAEEWDKVMAVNVSGVFYCTKHAIPLMREAGGGSIINLSSIYGIIGAPDIPPYHASKGAVREMTKTDAVLYAKEKIRVNSVHPGFIWTPLVEDLAKRSGQSVEEFRAALDKRHPIGHVGKPEDIAAGIAYLASDDAGFVTGAELVIDGGYIAQ, encoded by the coding sequence ATGAGAGGCCTGGAAGGAAAGGTCTGCCTCGTGACGGGCGGCGGACTCGGGATCGGCGCGGCCACCTGCCAGCGTCTGGCCGAGGAAGGCGCGAAGGTTGCCGTCACAGACCTCCGCGACCAGGACGGACAGAAGGTCGCACAGGAGATCGAGACTAACGGTGGCGAGGCGCGGTTCTGGCATCTCGACGTCACCGACGAGAATGAGGTGGACCGGGTGTTCTCGGAGGTCAAGGACCACTGGGGGCGCTTCGACGTACTGGTCAACAATGCCGGCATCGCCGGCGCGGACAAGCCGACCCACGACGTCGCGGCCGAAGAGTGGGACAAGGTCATGGCCGTTAACGTCAGCGGTGTCTTCTACTGCACCAAGCATGCCATCCCGCTCATGCGCGAAGCCGGCGGTGGCAGCATCATCAACCTGTCCTCGATCTACGGCATCATCGGCGCGCCGGACATTCCGCCCTATCACGCCTCCAAGGGCGCGGTGCGCGAGATGACCAAGACGGACGCCGTGCTCTACGCGAAGGAGAAGATTCGCGTGAATTCGGTCCATCCGGGCTTCATCTGGACGCCGCTGGTGGAGGATTTGGCGAAAAGATCGGGGCAAAGCGTCGAGGAGTTCCGGGCCGCCCTCGACAAGCGCCACCCGATCGGCCACGTCGGCAAACCCGAAGACATCGCAGCCGGCATCGCCTATCTCGCCTCCGATGACGCAGGCTTCGTCACGGGCGCAGAGCTTGTCATAGACGGTGGCTACATCGCGCAGTAA
- a CDS encoding LacI family DNA-binding transcriptional regulator yields MGDRPTLQDVARAARVSTATVSRVLNTPGQVRVETRARVEAAIARLGYLPHFGGRALALNRTNTVGVVIPTMANAIFARGLQALQETLAEAEINLLIATSGYDVAREAEQIRTLLSRSVDGIVLIGEARPRESYDLLNSHGTPFVILWTWRADSPYICVGFDNRAAARAMAEHVISAGHRRIAMISGLTESNDRAQLRLEGVRDALHLHGLALDGAHLAETPYGLDQGAEAAAHLLMLPQRPTAILCGNDVLAAGAIEGARRAGFVVPADVSIVGFDDVELARVAQPPLTTVHVPHRRMGHEGARVLLEMISDQGPGHSVELETEIVDRASLGRLPQPQSA; encoded by the coding sequence ATGGGCGACCGCCCCACGCTGCAGGACGTGGCCCGCGCGGCCCGCGTCTCCACTGCCACCGTCTCCCGCGTGCTGAACACGCCGGGACAGGTGCGCGTCGAAACCCGCGCTCGCGTGGAAGCGGCCATCGCGCGGCTTGGCTACCTGCCTCATTTCGGCGGACGGGCGCTGGCGCTGAACCGCACCAACACGGTCGGCGTCGTCATCCCGACGATGGCCAACGCGATTTTCGCCCGCGGGCTGCAGGCGCTGCAGGAGACGCTCGCCGAGGCCGAGATCAACCTCCTGATCGCGACCTCCGGTTACGATGTAGCCCGGGAGGCCGAACAGATTCGCACGCTCCTGTCCCGCAGCGTCGACGGTATCGTCCTGATCGGGGAAGCGCGCCCGCGCGAAAGCTACGATCTGCTCAACAGCCACGGCACACCCTTTGTCATCCTGTGGACCTGGCGCGCGGACAGCCCCTACATCTGCGTCGGCTTCGACAACCGCGCCGCAGCGCGCGCCATGGCTGAGCATGTGATCAGCGCGGGACATCGACGGATCGCCATGATTTCCGGCCTGACGGAAAGCAACGATCGCGCGCAGCTGCGGCTGGAAGGCGTCCGCGATGCACTCCACCTGCACGGTCTGGCGCTGGACGGCGCGCATTTGGCCGAGACGCCTTATGGGTTGGATCAGGGCGCTGAAGCGGCAGCGCATCTGCTGATGCTGCCACAGCGGCCGACGGCGATCCTGTGCGGGAACGACGTGCTCGCGGCAGGGGCGATTGAAGGCGCCCGCAGAGCGGGCTTCGTCGTGCCGGCGGATGTTTCCATCGTCGGATTCGATGATGTCGAACTGGCGCGGGTAGCCCAGCCTCCGCTCACGACGGTTCACGTGCCGCATCGGCGCATGGGCCATGAAGGCGCGCGCGTGCTGCTGGAGATGATCAGCGATCAAGGGCCAGGGCACAGCGTGGAGCTGGAAACCGAGATCGTGGACCGCGCGTCACTGGGACGGCTCCCGCAGCCGCAATCCGCCTGA
- a CDS encoding ImuA family protein encodes MSRSTPAHEAQNTRDAAPRSDRARLLDELRREVGALEAAPEANTGETAAAPWHFDLTEVDAALPERQLPRGALHEITADAYPDMMAAVGFCLGLLKLLPPAPRTAARTVLWSRSRFARREFGALYGHGLRSFGLDPASLLFVDADKAQDVLWTMEEGARAGCLLAVVGETSAPDFKQTQRLSRAAALTQTPVLLLIPPDSARPSTAATRWRIARAPGPPDAYDARAPGPARWHTMLTRCRGGCPKDWFMEWNDEAHRFDLAAGVSDRSPETRRLPQAPERTAERSS; translated from the coding sequence ATGAGCCGATCAACCCCCGCGCACGAGGCGCAAAACACGCGCGACGCCGCGCCCCGCAGCGACCGCGCCCGGCTGCTCGATGAGCTGCGCCGGGAGGTGGGCGCGCTCGAAGCCGCGCCGGAGGCGAACACCGGCGAGACCGCGGCCGCGCCGTGGCATTTCGATCTCACTGAGGTGGACGCCGCCCTGCCTGAGCGCCAACTGCCCCGCGGCGCGCTGCATGAGATCACCGCGGACGCTTACCCGGACATGATGGCGGCGGTCGGCTTCTGCCTTGGCCTTCTAAAGCTGCTGCCGCCGGCCCCCCGCACCGCCGCGCGCACGGTCCTGTGGAGCCGCAGCCGCTTCGCCCGGCGCGAGTTCGGCGCGCTCTACGGCCACGGCCTGCGCAGCTTCGGCCTCGACCCTGCGAGCCTTTTGTTCGTCGATGCGGACAAGGCGCAGGACGTGCTCTGGACGATGGAAGAAGGCGCGCGCGCCGGCTGCCTGCTGGCCGTTGTGGGCGAGACCAGCGCGCCGGATTTCAAGCAGACCCAGCGCCTCAGCCGCGCCGCCGCACTCACCCAGACCCCGGTCCTTCTGCTGATCCCGCCGGACAGCGCCCGGCCGAGCACTGCCGCCACACGCTGGCGCATCGCTCGCGCCCCCGGCCCGCCGGATGCTTACGACGCCCGCGCGCCCGGTCCTGCACGCTGGCACACGATGCTCACCCGCTGCCGGGGCGGGTGCCCGAAGGACTGGTTCATGGAGTGGAATGATGAGGCGCATCGTTTCGATCTGGCTGCCGGAGTTTCCGATCGATCGCCTGAGACGCGACGACTGCCGCAAGCCCCAGAGCGAACGGCTGAGCGGTCTTCATGA
- the gatB gene encoding Asp-tRNA(Asn)/Glu-tRNA(Gln) amidotransferase subunit GatB — translation MAMNEAKPDNLIEGSTGPWEMVIGMEVHAQVVSQAKLFSGASTDFGGTPNNHVSLVDAAMPGMLPVINEECIRQAIRTGLGLRAHINLYSVFDRKNYFYPDLPQGYQISQYKHPIVGEGRVILDMPEGYTVEVGIERVHLEQDAGKSLHDQHPDYSYVDLNRSGIALMEIVSRPDMRSANEAKAYINKLRTILRYLGTCDGNMEQGSLRADINLSVRRPGEPFGTRCEIKNVNSIRFIGQAIEHEARRQIEILEDGGVIQQETRLFDPRGGETRSMRTKEEAHDYRYFPDPDLLPLELTSGYVKEVEKSLPELPDEKKTRLMDEYGLTAYDAGVLVADQASAEFFEKVAKGRDPKLAANWVMGDFFAALNRLDRDVTDPPVSAEQLGELIDLIADETISGRIAKDVFEIMLESGDSPGKIVEERGLKQVTDTSEIEKIVDEIIAANPQQVEQVKTKPKAIGWFVGQVMKATGGKANPATVNEILRKKLEVAE, via the coding sequence ATGGCAATGAACGAAGCGAAGCCGGATAACCTGATCGAGGGATCGACCGGGCCTTGGGAAATGGTCATCGGCATGGAGGTCCATGCCCAGGTGGTGTCGCAGGCCAAGCTGTTCTCCGGCGCATCGACGGACTTTGGCGGCACGCCCAACAACCATGTGAGCCTCGTCGACGCCGCGATGCCGGGCATGCTCCCGGTCATCAACGAGGAATGCATCCGCCAGGCAATCCGCACCGGACTGGGCCTGCGCGCGCATATCAATCTTTATTCGGTGTTCGACCGGAAGAACTACTTCTACCCGGACCTGCCGCAGGGCTATCAGATTTCCCAGTACAAACACCCGATCGTCGGCGAGGGCCGCGTGATCCTCGACATGCCGGAAGGCTACACCGTCGAGGTCGGCATCGAGCGTGTGCATCTGGAGCAGGATGCCGGCAAGAGCCTGCACGACCAGCACCCGGATTACTCCTACGTCGACCTTAACCGCTCCGGCATTGCGCTGATGGAGATCGTCTCCCGGCCGGACATGCGCTCGGCGAACGAAGCCAAGGCCTACATTAACAAGCTGCGCACCATCCTGCGCTACCTCGGCACCTGCGATGGCAACATGGAACAGGGGTCCTTGCGCGCGGACATCAACCTGTCGGTGCGCCGCCCCGGCGAGCCGTTCGGCACCCGTTGCGAGATCAAGAACGTCAACTCCATCCGCTTCATCGGCCAGGCGATCGAGCACGAGGCGCGCCGGCAGATCGAGATTCTGGAGGATGGCGGCGTCATCCAGCAGGAGACCCGGCTGTTCGACCCCCGCGGGGGCGAAACGCGGTCCATGCGCACCAAGGAAGAGGCGCATGACTACCGCTATTTCCCGGACCCGGATCTGCTGCCTCTGGAATTGACCAGCGGCTATGTGAAGGAGGTCGAGAAGTCTCTGCCCGAGCTCCCGGACGAGAAGAAGACCCGGCTGATGGACGAGTACGGCCTCACCGCCTATGACGCCGGCGTGCTGGTGGCCGATCAGGCGTCCGCCGAATTTTTTGAGAAGGTTGCGAAGGGCCGTGACCCTAAGCTGGCCGCCAACTGGGTGATGGGCGACTTCTTCGCCGCGCTGAACCGGCTGGATCGCGACGTGACCGATCCGCCGGTGAGCGCCGAGCAGCTCGGCGAACTCATCGACCTGATCGCCGATGAAACGATCTCGGGGCGCATCGCGAAGGACGTCTTCGAGATCATGCTAGAAAGCGGCGACTCGCCCGGCAAGATCGTCGAGGAGCGCGGCCTGAAGCAGGTCACGGATACCAGCGAGATCGAGAAGATCGTCGACGAGATCATCGCCGCCAACCCGCAACAGGTCGAGCAGGTCAAGACCAAGCCCAAGGCGATCGGCTGGTTCGTTGGCCAGGTGATGAAGGCCACCGGCGGCAAGGCCAACCCGGCCACGGTGAACGAAATCCTGCGCAAGAAGCTGGAGGTCGCGGAGTAG
- the hisD gene encoding histidinol dehydrogenase, with the protein MTVEYLKKASKTSVSDASDVRETVLNILGEIEAGGEAAARAYADKFDKYDGNIVLTRDEIDAAAATVPEKLKDDIRFAHENIRRFAEAQKESIGDVEVEIRPGLIAGQKAIPCNAAGCYVPGGRYAHIASALMTLTTARVAGCPNVVACSPPRPGQGIHPAIVYTADLCGADTILALGGVQGVAAMAFGLFGLPKADILVGPGNQFVAEAKRILFGRVGIDMIAGPTDSLVIADDSADAEIVAADLVGQAEHGYNSPVWLVTDNRPLAETVMARVPELIAALPEPNKSSAEAAWRDYAEVILCGDREEMAQVADDTAPEHLTVLARDLDWWLDRLRCYGSLFLGEETTVAFGDKASGPNHVLPTSGAARYTGGLSVHKYMKLVTWQRATRDGARPIAEATARISRLEGMEGHARTADIRLAKWYPGTNFDLSAEDAS; encoded by the coding sequence ATGACGGTGGAATATCTCAAGAAGGCTTCGAAAACCTCGGTCAGCGACGCCAGTGATGTGCGCGAGACCGTTCTGAACATCCTGGGCGAGATCGAAGCGGGCGGCGAGGCCGCGGCGCGCGCCTATGCCGACAAGTTCGACAAGTACGACGGCAATATCGTCCTCACGCGCGACGAGATCGACGCTGCGGCAGCGACCGTGCCCGAGAAGCTCAAGGACGACATCCGCTTCGCACATGAAAACATCAGGCGCTTTGCCGAAGCGCAGAAGGAGAGCATCGGTGATGTCGAGGTCGAGATCCGGCCGGGCCTGATCGCCGGGCAAAAGGCGATTCCGTGCAACGCGGCGGGATGCTACGTGCCGGGCGGGCGCTATGCGCACATCGCCTCGGCGCTAATGACGCTGACGACCGCGCGGGTCGCAGGCTGTCCGAACGTGGTCGCCTGCTCGCCGCCGCGTCCGGGGCAGGGCATTCATCCGGCGATCGTCTACACGGCAGACCTGTGCGGCGCGGACACCATCCTCGCGCTCGGCGGCGTGCAGGGCGTTGCGGCGATGGCCTTCGGCCTGTTCGGCCTGCCCAAGGCGGACATCCTTGTCGGGCCGGGGAACCAGTTCGTCGCGGAGGCCAAACGCATCCTGTTCGGCCGTGTCGGCATCGACATGATCGCCGGTCCGACCGACAGCCTCGTCATCGCGGATGACAGCGCGGATGCCGAGATCGTTGCGGCAGACCTCGTGGGGCAGGCCGAGCACGGCTACAACTCGCCGGTCTGGCTGGTGACGGACAACCGCCCGCTGGCGGAGACGGTCATGGCGCGCGTGCCGGAGCTGATCGCCGCGCTGCCCGAGCCGAACAAGAGCAGTGCCGAGGCCGCCTGGCGCGATTATGCCGAGGTGATCCTCTGCGGCGATCGCGAAGAGATGGCGCAGGTCGCGGATGATACCGCGCCGGAGCATCTGACCGTGCTGGCGCGCGATCTCGACTGGTGGCTTGACCGGCTGCGGTGCTACGGGTCGCTGTTCCTCGGCGAGGAAACGACCGTGGCCTTCGGTGACAAGGCGTCCGGGCCGAACCACGTTCTGCCGACCTCCGGCGCGGCGCGCTATACTGGCGGGCTGTCGGTGCACAAATACATGAAGCTGGTGACCTGGCAGCGCGCCACGCGTGACGGCGCTCGGCCGATCGCCGAGGCGACCGCGCGCATCTCCCGGCTGGAGGGCATGGAGGGCCATGCCCGAACCGCCGATATCCGGCTGGCCAAGTGGTACCCCGGGACGAATTTCGATCTGAGCGCCGAGGACGCCTCATGA
- a CDS encoding TRAP transporter substrate-binding protein: protein MTDYEFEHENEEARELANEERRNFLKLAGAGSVTAAAVAAGAGTLWSSEAAAQTAQEEAEREAAAEHTMTIATAYAIGSTRSYPVMQLDLKENIQNTTNGRIYVKLAPGGQLGVGSAIVQKVQAGTVQAGQHSLSNFAPYAPAVDLINLPYLCGANQRFVNLVTSDIWKAEVDRRVEERGFKPLLYFCIDPRVVAVRKGAGDPIITPDDMPGVKFRVPGSKMLQQYYRMVGANPTPVAWGETPSAIKQGVADALDPAVGALFAFGFRDILSHVTFTQAVPDSQVYSCNLEWYSSLAPELQDAIDWASEMTFHQNLAKVPSARAYAMAEMRKSGVQFHSLNEDQLNQWKEAGGYQRSEWDDFKVELAGSMDTFNKLLEAAGTRGKYYVHDA from the coding sequence ATGACAGACTATGAGTTCGAGCACGAAAATGAAGAGGCGCGCGAACTCGCCAACGAAGAGCGACGCAACTTCCTGAAGCTCGCGGGGGCGGGCAGCGTCACCGCGGCCGCCGTGGCAGCCGGTGCCGGCACCCTGTGGTCCAGCGAAGCTGCGGCTCAAACCGCTCAGGAAGAAGCCGAGCGCGAGGCGGCAGCCGAGCATACCATGACGATCGCCACGGCTTACGCGATTGGCTCGACGCGCAGCTATCCGGTGATGCAGCTCGACCTGAAGGAAAACATCCAGAACACGACGAATGGCCGCATTTACGTGAAGCTTGCGCCCGGCGGCCAGCTCGGGGTCGGCAGCGCGATCGTGCAGAAGGTGCAGGCCGGCACGGTGCAGGCCGGTCAGCACTCGCTGTCAAATTTCGCGCCCTATGCGCCGGCTGTGGACCTCATCAACCTGCCGTATCTCTGCGGCGCGAACCAGCGCTTCGTGAATCTGGTCACCTCGGATATCTGGAAGGCCGAGGTGGACCGCCGCGTGGAAGAGCGGGGCTTCAAGCCGCTGCTTTATTTCTGCATCGACCCGCGTGTCGTTGCGGTGCGCAAGGGCGCGGGCGATCCGATCATCACGCCGGACGACATGCCGGGCGTGAAGTTCCGCGTGCCAGGCTCCAAGATGCTGCAGCAGTATTATCGGATGGTCGGCGCCAACCCGACGCCGGTTGCCTGGGGCGAGACGCCTTCCGCGATCAAGCAGGGCGTCGCCGATGCGCTCGACCCGGCGGTGGGCGCGCTGTTCGCCTTCGGCTTCCGCGACATCCTCAGCCACGTGACCTTTACGCAGGCGGTGCCGGACAGTCAGGTCTATTCGTGCAATCTCGAATGGTACAGTTCGCTTGCGCCGGAGCTGCAGGATGCCATCGACTGGGCCTCGGAGATGACGTTCCACCAGAACCTCGCAAAGGTGCCCTCGGCCCGCGCCTACGCCATGGCCGAGATGCGCAAGTCTGGCGTGCAGTTCCATTCGCTGAACGAAGACCAGCTCAACCAGTGGAAAGAAGCTGGCGGCTACCAGCGCAGCGAGTGGGACGACTTCAAGGTCGAGCTGGCGGGCTCCATGGACACCTTCAACAAGCTCTTGGAGGCGGCCGGCACGCGCGGCAAGTACTACGTGCACGACGCTTAA
- a CDS encoding TRAP transporter large permease yields MWQQFQQQGAQIGWDFYGPVILFLALIVLGVPVWASIGMAAVAMLLASGVLPLSLLGESLFDGIDAFALTAIPLFILTGDVLVRTGLSRRFLDVADALTCWARGGFGAATVLVCGMFSAISGSDAAGAAAVGRMTIDRLVESGYPRPYACALVAAGACTGILIPPSIAYIVIGLVLGISAATLFQAALIPGLLILVSLLVTHSIVNYRCAYEGRNAITVREWLSNVWGAIRRGWYAFIVPGIIFWGIFSGRLTPTEAGATAVVVTIIIGFIIGTLRLSDFPSMMASSAKVNGVILPIIALSLPLAQTLAALQVPQSFVFAVTALTENPYILILLMIGVLIAAGCVMETTPNIVILAPILKPLADEIGMNEFHFCVMMITALGVGFITPPLGLNLFVVSGLTGEPILRIAARAVPFVFFMLLVVLLIAYVPSLSTFLLPEIYR; encoded by the coding sequence ATGTGGCAACAATTCCAGCAGCAGGGCGCGCAGATCGGCTGGGACTTCTATGGACCGGTCATCCTGTTCCTGGCGCTCATCGTGCTCGGCGTGCCGGTCTGGGCGTCCATCGGTATGGCGGCGGTGGCGATGCTGCTCGCTTCCGGGGTGCTGCCGCTGTCCTTGCTGGGCGAGAGCCTGTTCGACGGCATCGACGCCTTCGCGCTGACGGCGATCCCGCTATTCATCCTCACCGGCGACGTGCTCGTGCGCACGGGTCTTTCGCGGCGCTTCCTTGACGTGGCCGATGCGCTGACTTGCTGGGCGCGCGGCGGCTTCGGCGCTGCCACGGTGCTGGTCTGCGGCATGTTCTCGGCGATTTCCGGCTCGGACGCCGCGGGCGCGGCGGCGGTCGGGCGCATGACGATCGACCGGCTGGTGGAGTCCGGCTATCCGCGCCCCTATGCTTGCGCGCTCGTCGCGGCGGGTGCCTGCACCGGCATCCTCATCCCGCCGTCGATCGCCTACATCGTTATCGGCCTCGTGCTCGGGATCTCGGCGGCAACGCTGTTTCAGGCCGCACTGATTCCCGGCCTGCTGATCCTTGTCTCACTGCTCGTCACCCATAGCATCGTCAACTACCGCTGTGCCTATGAGGGCCGCAACGCCATCACCGTGCGCGAATGGCTTAGCAATGTCTGGGGTGCAATCCGGCGCGGTTGGTACGCCTTCATTGTGCCGGGCATCATCTTCTGGGGCATCTTCTCCGGCCGCCTGACCCCGACCGAGGCCGGCGCGACGGCGGTGGTCGTTACCATCATCATCGGTTTCATCATCGGCACGCTGCGCCTGTCGGACTTTCCGAGCATGATGGCCAGTTCCGCCAAGGTGAACGGCGTCATCCTGCCGATCATCGCGCTGTCGCTGCCGCTCGCGCAGACGCTCGCCGCCCTGCAGGTGCCGCAGAGCTTCGTCTTCGCGGTCACGGCTCTGACCGAGAACCCGTATATCCTGATCCTGCTGATGATCGGCGTGCTGATCGCCGCCGGCTGCGTGATGGAGACGACTCCGAACATCGTCATCCTCGCGCCGATTCTCAAACCGCTCGCCGACGAGATCGGCATGAACGAGTTCCACTTCTGTGTAATGATGATTACCGCGCTGGGCGTCGGGTTCATCACGCCCCCGCTCGGGCTCAATCTGTTCGTGGTCTCAGGTCTGACCGGCGAGCCGATATTGCGGATCGCAGCGCGGGCGGTGCCGTTCGTATTCTTCATGCTTCTCGTGGTGCTGCTGATCGCCTATGTGCCGTCGCTCTCCACGTTTCTGCTCCCCGAAATCTACAGGTGA